The DNA sequence GGGTCTAGGAATTTAATGCTACATTCTTAGATCATCATTCTCCTTTCAAAGTCAGAGACATTATACTGGAAGCAGTAATTGCACCAAAATGGAGTTGGCAGTTGTAAAGATACAATTCCCCAAAGTAAGTGTGGGTAGAGCAGCACCGCACCACCCGCCTGTTCCTGCTGCTCCATCAGCACTCTATCAGTGCTTAGGATACAGCAGCAGCTCTGGATTTTAAGGAATATTTGATAGTGCCAATCAAATCTGCAAGATACAACAAATACGTTAGCTTAAAGGGAATTTAGAAATGCTTTAATTTTAGTTATGGCTCTATTCCTTTAAGATTGGTGTTTGCATGAGTTTAAAGTCTGAGCATGTAAATCTGTCATTGGTTGAAGAAGACACTCATTAAAACAAGAAAGAACTGGATTATTTCAGAAGAGCACCactgctttcttaattttttgaaaaataaatgcagggctATTATGCATTGAATTATGAAAATTGATATACTAAAGAAGGAGATAAAAACCTTCACTTGTATTTCATTTTGTGAGCAACTCGCATATTATGTAAGTCATAGGCATTCCCTGCCCGGCAAAAATCTGGTTAAGTATTCCATGGGGCAGTTGAGAAGATTAAGTGGGTTTTATGTATACATTAAAGAGTTAGAACATTGCCTGTTACATCAAAGAGTTATTTGTTATAACATTTTATGTTTAGTCAGCAtctaataaacacataaaatgtgTCAGTTACTAtgcatgttaaaaaaagaaaacttttagcAAAGATCTGCTAAAGTTTGTTTTTCGGACTAAAGTTAAAAGTGCTTAATGAACAATCTCTTcaccttttcttctctttataatTTATCTACAATAAGCAGATATGCAGGTATACATCTATAATCAGAAAAGTGAAATCATGTTTTTAACTTTAACGAATAGATATATTTTTGAGCCACTGATTATTTCAAGAAGACATTCTTTCCAACTAAGAATCCCTAAAATAGGAATAACAATAGTAGGATGGATGCAAATTCTCAATTGTTTTCGAGTTAGCCATATATATTATAGACTTTAGGTCATCTTTCATTTTGtattcctttttcaaaatttaattttcctgTAAAATCCGTTTTTCCCGCAACAGGATCGTAGTGATgatcaataagaaaaaacataaaacataaagacAGAAACGTAGTCATTTATAAATCTTTTCTAATAAGCAGATTGGGGCTTTATTTATACTCGCATCTTTTAGTTGAAATTTCTAAAGCTATAATTAGAAAATGACACCAAAATTAAACTAGACAATGAAAAAGTTAttgtttttccttaagaaaaaaattaatacaaaaattttatattgGAGGATttcaggtttgttttgttttgaaaatattcttttctctgtgtACAAGGATTTTATACCCAGGTGAATTTCGGCTTATGTACTGTGAAAGAAGCAATTTCTATTGaatttataaaaagtatttatagTATTTGATGCATACTGGTGTTTTGCAAATGTTAACACATTCATTCATCATAATAATTCTTTGAGATAGATATCAGCATTTACAAgggaatttcaaaaaaaaaaatgttgaaaaagagaattaaagggTAGTAATCTTTCCGtgcacttttttgggggggaaaaggGGGTCAGCTGGCCATCTGAGCCCGTGACCTTGGCGTTAATGAGGCCAGCcctccgtgaactttttgaagtgccctcctatctccattttacaaaggcACTGACAGGTTCGATGTCATGTACCGGTAGTTGGTGGAGTGGCGGTCCCTACCCTGGCAGTCTGCCCCTCTGCAGCatccaccccctcctcctgctgccctccctccccccaccttcccacAAGCTGTGCCCACACCTCTCACAGTTCTGCCTCCAGAAACACACCTAAACCTCCTGACCAGtcgcaaaaattaaataaacaaaataaaagccatcatttatgaaaaataaaaattagaaattaaataaacCGCCTGAAACCTGCCGGTAACCTGGCAAGAGACTTTAAAACTGAGGGTGAAAAATGAGCTACTTGATGACAAAGGCTCAGGTTAATAGCTTGGAATGCCttcttagaaatcaataaaaggacACTATAACCGCGATTATTTCTCTAGAGGTAAAAAGAAATCACTGGAGGCAGGAAAATCCATATAACACGGAAATGAAATGAGATTTGTGCCCATAGAACAAGGAAGTGGGATAAGATTTGTGATCTACCACTTACATCGCTCACAGGACCACGTCTTTTTGCTACTTGGATGTGCGAAGCTTGCACTCACGCTGGGCGTCAGCTCTGTGGACCCTGTGAGCCCAGTGCAGCACTCCCCGCGCCCCCCAGCAACTCCAGGACAACCGGAGGTCCTTCTTCCACGGGTTAATCAACACCTTCATAAACCAAAGATGTGGTACTCGTGAATTTACTTTGGAAGTTCCAGAATTTCACGGAGGAAGGAAGCCATGAAGGATTACAACACTTTGTTCCAAATTACATACTGAATTAAACTTTTGACACTGGTCATCCGTGACCGCTGTGTGAAGATACGACACAAAGGGtgatttatttgtgtttgttaaATACCAGGAACAAGACAAACGTTCTTATGCGTAATCTCAAATGACagaagtatttcaacacaatgcATTTATGcaaacataattaaaattttcaataaaaagacGTTTATTCGTATATAACAAATGGATAGCAGGTCTACCCCGCCCTCGCCTCCGCCGCCTTAGTTCCTCCAATCCTGATATCTAACGTTCTTCACGATGCCTTAATCTCCACCAGCGACACCACCTCCTACactggggaggggtgtggggggtCACTCGGCGCCCCTGTGCCCCTTCGCAGGCGGTAACTACAGCGCGGCCGGCGACTCACTCCACCTCTAGGGGTTTGGGGCAGAGAGCGAATGTCCCCGAGTCGCAGTGTCCCGTGACTTAACGCAGGAGGCGAGACGGGTCGGGACCCAGGGGCGGGGCCGGCGCCCTCGTTCCTGACTCAGAGAACGACCTGGAGCTGCGGGAATTTCCCCGGCCCGGGGGCTCCGGGCTTTCCCGCCCTAACCGTGCATAAAAGGGGCTCGCCGACGTGGGGGAGCCACAGCGCCCGCACCGCAGGCACCTCCCCGCCAGCTCTCCCTGCAGGCTCCGCCGCCCGACCCTCGTGCCCAGCCCCATGGCCCGCACCGCCACCCCCGCTGCCTCCTGCGCTCCCCGGCTCCTCCGGGCGGcgctgctgctcctgctcctggtCACCGCCGGCCGCCTCTCGACAGGTGGGACCCGGCGTCCTGGGATCCCAGCGGCGGGTCAGGGCTGTGGTGGGCGCCCATCCGGGGACAGCCCCGTTAACCGAGTCTCTTCTCCCGACAGCGGCGCCCGTGGTCGGTGAACTGCGCTGCCAGTGCTTCCAGAAACTGCAGGGCATCCACCTCAAGAACATCCAAAGTGTGAAGGTGACGTCCCCGGGACCCCACTGCGACCAGACCGAAGTCATGTGAGTCCCTCCCGCGGTGCTGCTGCTCCCGCCAGAGTCGAGTCGCCCCGACCCTCCGGCTGTCCCCGACCCCGACCCCCTGCCCGACCTCCTGCCTCACGGGgaccctcccttctctctgcagaGCCACTCTCAAGAATGGGCAGGAAGCCTGTCTCGACCCCACAGCCCCCATGGTTAAGAAAATCATCGACAAGATGCTAAACAAGTGAGTTATGGTTTCTGTCTACACGCGTGACTGGAGTCCTTGGTCACACATGCTGGCATCTGCCCCCTGAAGATTAGATCAGAGAAACCAGGGTTTAGCTGAATGACTGAAAAAAGCCATCATTATTGTCACAATCAAGTTTGCCGTGTGCTCTGGTGCCAGGATGTTTCCAGTGTCCTCCAGCCCACGCCAAACTCCTGTTCGAATGAGTGAGGGTGAATGTGTGTTCCTGAAAAATGAAGCAGATTTGGCTAATGATGCTAAAATGCCTTCTATCAACTAAGGAGTAACTTTTATTTCGGTCCCTCGGGGGCTTCAACCTAAAAAGTAGCACCCTAGTTTGAGGCCCCCTGGGTCTCTGAGCCTTCCTCGTGAAGAGCAGGAACTTTGCAGTGAATCCCTGAGTTCAAGCCTAGGTTCCAGCTCTTATTATCCCGAGTCTcaataaatgggaaaataatagtaGCTACTTCATGAGGTTTACCATGAATTTAAGTCAAGTCATGCATGTACAATTTTCGTCCAGTGTGATATCGTTTCGGCTGTTTGGAGCAAATAACACAGTTGTGACCGCAGGTCCAAAATTTCTGATTAAACAGCGTCCAGGAGCctggtattttattttgctaCAAAGTACAGCAGTGGTACAGGTAGTACCACTTGGTGTAGGGCTAAGAGAACGACCGCATTTGGAAAACCCTAGAACATCAGAAATCTAAGGCAGGAGGAGAGGGCTGTGCAGTCAGTTTCCTGAGTACCCGCTAACAGCAACCGTTTTTTCACCACAGGGGCGACACCAACTGACCTAGAGAGGAGGAGGTTTCCAGGTTACTTTTCCTGAAGGCGGTTCTGTCTTAGAAGAATCAAAGTGGAAGAGAAACAGATGGCTCCTGGGGACACATGGAATGTGTTTAATGTGTTAGACTGCTTCTTATGAGAGTccttctatttacttatttatatatgtatttatttatttattttcaaagccTGTATATATTgttctttcttatatttaaagATATGGACATATGGATGTGTTTGGTAATTCACTTCGTTACTATAAAAGGTCATTTTTACGTTAAATCAAAATTAGTTCAGTCTTGACTATTTTCTAAATTAGAGATCATGGGTTTTAAGTGTTCTTCATTCattaaactaatatttttgtTTGGCGGGGGGGAACTCCACCAAGCCAGACACTATGACAGAGGCTGAGGATACATAGTGGGGGCCCAGGTAGATAGATCACCATTAAGGTAGGGGAATGTGTGTGCATATCTATTCTTGTAACTGTTTAGAAGAATGTCAGTTGCTATTCACTGTGGTCAACATTTCTGATGTTCAATGTTTTAATTATCCCTTGGACATCTTATGTCTTCCTTGTAAGGCATAATGCCTTTTGTAGTAATAATTATGcaatgtttttctgtgttttggaATAGATAAGTTTATttattgatgtatttttatttgagaaaaaacatgaaaataaagctTTTACAAAAACGGTATGCTTAGGTTTGTTTTATACTTCTCAACCTCTTGTTCCTCTTGAGTATCCATGGTGCCAGGAATTTATAACAGACTGTAGCTCATGCCTACTTAAAGGCTGCCACTAGCTGGTACTTGTTTCTTGTTCAAGAAGGCATAGTTGATGCTTTCTCAAAGACTGGCCtccaatttaaaaattcctgttttacataaaatgttcattttgttttactaTAACCAACCTGTTATTCAATTctaactctttaaaatttttcaaatgttaataggtatttttaaaagagttgtcatttaaattatttcGTTAAATGGTTTTTCAAACAATTCTGCATTCTTGTTCCTTTTAGAGAAGCTGGGAGCTAAGTTGTAGTAAGTGGATTCTTCCTTAGAACAAGAAAATTTGTGTgatgaaaaaaaaagcagaacaagTGTGTGGCTGAGTATTAGTTCTTCACCTTTCACCTGTATAAAGATCTAATTgagaaaagtttcattttctaacCCTTATGAAGAGAGAACAAATACTAAATTTCATGCTGTTCCAATGCTTCATGGGTGTGGTGAATGTTTTCTAAGCCttataaattttaagttaaattgcCCAGGATGACGGGAGCACATTAGGCCTCcgcaacagaaacaaacaaggGCTGTCATCTCATGGTAGGGAAAGATCTGAGTCATCTGGAAAAGAACACCTTCCAAACCTGGAAAGGAGGAAAGCTTGTGCACACCTGGAGAGGGGAAGACCAGGTAGGGGGTGTGTTTGTCTCTGAATCAGGACCTGTTCCGGGGCTCCTGAGCCCTAATTTATTGCCTTCAGCAGGGGAAGAGGCCTGGTTGGTGGCCTGACACCTGGGTGCCTGTGCAGGCTTGTCCTAAGCAGCTGGGCCCCTATTTCCTCCCTGAAAAGTAAATATTGCAGTCTCTTCATAACTCCAAtgtgtaaaaatacaaaattacaacaaatttgttttaaagatctcaattggctttactgCAGTTCTAGAATCGGGCAACATTTCATTCCACACAATAGAATAAGTGCTCCAATAAGTTGAGCAAAAGAGGTCGGttttacagacaaaaaaaaagggtgggggggctcaagaaagaaacaaagcagaaaaagtaaattggtcatttcaaagttaccttCCTTGTAAGGCAGGACAGTTGGCAAAACAATAGGAAGATGACTGACTGGTTAACATCTGATTACTTCAGGTTACtctttgtgtaaggattaaaacaGAGTGAACTTCACTGTCATGCCGACTGAAAATTGAAACTGGCCCGTTTGTGAAATTAAGCTGTTATCTTTCTCTCCTGAAACTTGATTTTGGTTTGGtgagcaggggtgactccatgttgatttttagtctggtctatTGGGACCTAGTGTAGGAGTTTAGTCTAATACAaaggcctcctataatttttaatgatttatttgctcagaatgaatgagataaaatggaaaagcaatatttaaaatttacaacaataaacaaatgcaaaCCATTCTGCCAGCTCCATAAATGGCAGCACTGATTCCTTAACTTTGAGTCCCGGACATATACTTTAGGCTGTGGGAAATAAAACTTCCTTGGATTTCTTGGTGTTCTTGTGAAAAGTCCTTTCCACTTATATCATCAGAATTAAATCAGTAGCCATTTGTAGAACTAAAGACGTGGATTCTAAAGGATACTAAAAAGGTCTCCAATCTCCCCCAGGAGGGCCCAAGGGTTATATCCTGTATTTGGTCCCTAGGTATTTACATGTCAAAAGACATGAAGCCATAGAACTTAGAGACCAGCATAGGTCATACCAGTGCAGACAGGGTATTATCTAGATCTTGGAGCGATTTTATTTACATACCAAAGGGTTGGAGCTAGGACTAAGGCTCATTATGTTTCCATGGAGACTCTTtcaggaggggagggggacaacttcctccttcctctttatAATCTGAGAAAATCATCTTATCCTCATCCCTGCCCTGTAGAGTGTCTGGTACTGGAGGGGACAatagtgtggagtatactaacattaataaagcaaatgtatttcacagggtctagcatccaaggccctgtagtttcaggtatagcctgttttaaaattacaaatagaaatgttaagcttgtgaaagaaaggaaactttccctgggctaaagcctctgctgtagataaagaattgtaacacagcaaaattgctggctgtaagggcagatgtccttggtgcagccaaacctaatgattgttgccatgacaattatcttactgttcttttgtaaccacctctgttccttttctgtaactttctggcctggagaataaatactgaaagaAGACCCTAGTTTGGTGTTATTTTCCAAGGAATActgctctcttgagggttcctggaaattaaccccttcggggcttctcactgctcagaagaaatgggctttgagtaatcctctgcatctctgtcaccctgggagaggtgacaaatggTGCCCCATGTAAGGCATTCTGactccacagatcagagactgacctgccaatcCTTGAAAAGTGAAGGACGTCCAACATTTGAATTTACTCATCCCAGTAAGgaaatcacaggtggctttcaatTAGTGACTGCATGCCTGCAGCAGGCCAAGCTAGCTTTTAACCtgaaagtttttttctctttcttttttgcttataaaatatggaaaattctttAACAAAAAGGGAGAGTTGACGtaaattacaactccaatgtctccttaaagcaggcAGCTgtaaagtaactgaatggcagcttgtaaaaccaTTAGTGGTTATTAAACAACAATATCCTTGGTACCCCAAGGAAGGGAGTCTTGACATAAAAATTGGGGAACAAATTGATCACTGGTTAATTTCTACAATGGGTCTCATCAAGGCGTCCCATCTAACAAATTGGAATCTATTTCAAGTCACTTTGAGACCTattcaagaccttaacaaaaaagaaagacatgtttatgtcaccaaaaaaggataaaacttaatctttgccagtaactgaaaaaactttaaattggacaaactaaagtaaaagaagttaacaTTTCTTTACAATGTTAgttttgtttgagcatgttttcttttcttaactgcatgtgcttctCTTTTTCACCAAAGACTCTGAGGCTTTATGAGAAACACAGCCCTGGCACCAATCAGACCTCCTTTTGGGTCTGCTGCCTTTCTCTGGAAACCTCAAAAGCCAAATGGCTTCATCTCTGTTTaatagctcagcccttaagctcagtaacccatttgagaaacaaaaactagactaaaatctacctgtttttttttttttttaccttcctttctctaaaacagggtgaggcctcacagataagctttaacattttttagaaacacaatttaaacaTGACTATCCTTTTATACtaatgagttttctattttatctgtctccttattatattttaaataacacctataaaatccttattgtttctgtttatgtctgcatgtatatgtacataaatgtatgttatgtctacatgttcatatgatcatgtctgtatgtgtgtttgtattgtcagcatggtaccaaattggcttataattaatgcatgctcattaaataaataagtatacttttcaagttcacatgactttaattttctaaagttttgataaaagaaatatattctcaaagtttgatttaaaccttttgcctaaatttgtctttaggtcaacacattttgtggtatgCTTAAtacttgtttaatttgtttaagaactaaaagctgtaagagaactGGCTTCTGGGCTTCTCCCAAAGCCCTGCACGTGTCTTGTTATTAGCTTGTGTTTGGTTTTAAGTCTCTAAATTCTGGACACCAAACAGAGGGCCATGGTGAGATCAGAGGACATAATGTGTCCACAATACATGGGCCATCAGCTGTAGGACAAAACCCAATACATCtcctccttatctcagctctgcctcccagCCATGCTggaagaaacaatatcttttagacatcaTCTTTGTGAATGCTGTCCTCTGAATTTAGCTCCACATGGCttctctggattccacatggccTTAAATGCCATGTGGGTACTTGGGATCCAGGATGGCTGGTGAAAggagacctatgcccaatatctcaTAGGCCCTAGTTTACATTATCTGATAATGGTATAGatttaatacaccaagtttttggctgggaaaccataaatatttatttggtaaaaatagctgatgttcaaactgggctttgtgtaatctgctctgacaaatggacctccatttactaacc is a window from the Cynocephalus volans isolate mCynVol1 chromosome 9, mCynVol1.pri, whole genome shotgun sequence genome containing:
- the LOC134386380 gene encoding growth-regulated protein homolog gamma-like — encoded protein: MARTATPAASCAPRLLRAALLLLLLVTAGRLSTAAPVVGELRCQCFQKLQGIHLKNIQSVKVTSPGPHCDQTEVIATLKNGQEACLDPTAPMVKKIIDKMLNKGDTN